The Paenibacillus sp. 481 DNA window GCAGGCATTTTGCCGATAAAAATGAGATGGGTTGACGGTCAGTGGTTAATCACAATGCAGCAAGCCGCACCGCAATTTATGCCGTTCAATGGTTCTGTTCAAGAGCTGGCAGCATCTATGGGAATTAACGAAGACGATTTGGATATCAATTTACCAATTGTGTATGGCAGTACAGGGAATTGGACGTTATTGGTTCCGATTCGTACGAGAGAAGCATTTACTCGTATGAATCCGCGAAATGAGGAATTTCCAGCCATTTTACATGAGATTCCGACTAGCTCTGTACACCCATTTTGCTTAGAGACCGCAGATGAGGCGGCTGATATGCATGCACGTCATTTTTCATCTCCGCACTCCGGCACGGTGGAAGATCCAGTGACTGGAACGGCCTCGGGTGTGATGGGGGCGTATTGGATGAATTTCATGACTCCAGATGCTAAGGAAGTCAATCTCACAGTGGAGCAAGGTTTGGAAATGGGACGAGACGGCAAAGTTAATGTGTATGTCGTGCGAGACGAAGAAGGTATGCGCGTCGAGATCAGTGGCACCGCGGTATTTGTTGAAGAAGTAGAAATTGAAATGGTAGTTAACAACTCTGCTTCCTCTGACTAATCAAGAGCGGGGGTTCATGTAAGGAAGGTGTAGAACGATATGATGATGTTTAAGCTTCCCCGAGAACAGCGGCAGCAGCTTGTCGATCAGGTCAAACGTTACTTTGAGCAGGAGCGAGACGAAGTTATCGGAGATTTGGCCGCTGAGCAGTGGATCAATTATATGCTAGAGTTGCTCGGCCCGCATATTTATAACGAAGCGCTTTCAGACACACAAAAGTTGCTCAGCGAACGTCATGCTGCATTAGAAGATGAATTGTACGCGATGCAAAAGTCTGTTCCGCGAAGTCCTTAATCCGAATCTGATTGTGAGTATGGAATAAATTTAGTGTTGGAGAGTATGACGCATGCCATTTACGTTTGCACATCCGCTATATGCGGTTCCTTTTCATCGAATGGGGATGTTCACCTTAAGTTTAAGCGGGCTAATTTTGGGTAGTATGGCTCCGGATTTTGAGTACTTTATTGCCCTAGAACCTCATCAAGTTATAGGACATACGTTTAAAGGCTTGTTGTTAGAAGCGATTCCGTTATCGATCTTGTTTGCTTGGCTGTTCCATTATGTCATTAAACATGCGTTGGTGTTGCATTTGCCGTCGTGGTTCGATCTTGATCGTCGGGCTTATCAACTGATCAGATCGTGGCGCCTGCGCAGCTACAAAGACTGGCTCATCTTTATTGGCTCGGTCGTGATTGGATTTGCTACGCACGTTTTTTTAGATGCATGGACTCACCGATCAGGATGGTTTGTCACTGCTTTTCCGGGTATGCAGCAGCCGATCGTGGCAGGCATTCCCTTATACAAAATGATGCAGCATGGCCTTTCGCTGCTTGGTTTAACGATTGAGGGTGTCTTATTGTGGAAGTTGCTGGCAGGACGAAGATATTCGTCTGCGGACACAGTGAAATCAGCCCCGACTCCGATTTCGTTTGTACGCGTATCTACGGCGAGCAAAGTGAGATATTGGGGTGTTGTTATTTTTGTTGTTTTGTTAATAGTTATCGCTAAATTTACCATTTCAGAGAGTTCCAATATGATTGGTATTCTCGTAGTGTCACCGTTGTCAGGCATAATGCTCGGCGTAACCATTGCTTCACTTATGGTTAAGTTTCGCCTTTTACCTTTAAAATTAAGTAACCTATAGGGGGATTAGACAACGATGTTAACAACAACTCAAAATGAAGTACCTGTAATCGAAACTGCAAGATTCCGCTTAAGACCCATTACGTCGGCAGATGGTGATCAGTTGTTTGCCAACTTTTCGAATCCAGAAGTAATGAAATATTTGGATTTAGACGCGTTCACCATACGGGAGCAAGCGGATAGCATCATCGCTTTTTTCCAAGAGCGGTTTGAGCAAGGTGAAGGTATCCGTTGGGGGATTACGTTGCAAGGTGAAGATACACTTATCGGAACATGTGGATTCCACGAACTGAATAAGGAGCATTCCCGCGCAGAAGTCGGCTACGATCTAAATCCGGCATATTGGGGGCAGGGCATTATTACCGAAGTGCTGCAAGCTCTGGTACCTGTGGGCTTTGAGCAGTTCCATTTCCAACGTATTCAAGCGTTTACAAAACCGGAAAATATAGCTTCCCAGCGCGTGTTGGAGAAATCAGGATTTACAAAAGAAGGCACGTTGCGCGGCTATGCAAACGAGAACGGAATTTTTGAGGACTATGTTGTGTTTGGAGTTTTAAAAAGAGACCTTGTAGGTGGTTAATATGGAACATACAATTACGATTAAACGAGCAGGTATTGAAGAGGCAGCACTGGCGGCGCAATTACTGAATGAATACCGCATCTTTTATGGACAAGCTTCAGATGTTGAAGGGGCACGTCTGTTTATTGAGGGGCGGATTGAGCAGCAACAATCCGTTATTTGGCTGGCGCTTGAACAACGGGACAATGAAGTAATACCTGCTGGATTTACGCAATTGTATCCGTCTTTTTCATCGATCAGCATGCAGCCGATCTGGATATTAAACGACTTGTACGTGAATCCTGCGTATCGTGGAAGCGGAGTCGGGCGCCGTTTAATGGTCACTGCGCATCAATTTGCGCAGCAGACAGGCGCAAAAAAGGTCGTATTGTCTACGGCAACTGATAATACAACAGCTCAGCATTTATATGAATCGCTAGGATACATACGTGATGAACACTATTATAACTATGAATTAATGATCTAACATTATATGGATGACATCAAAGGGGAATATGATTCATGAGTCAACATCAACCATCTGCATTCTCAGCTTCTGGAGCACCGATATACCGACATCAACAAAGAAACGACGTTCACATCGTATCAGGCAATGATGAGACGATTCAACTCGTTGCTGACCATGTCGAGAAGTATATCGGACCGATCTCTAACGTTTATCATGAACTGATTTCTGACGTTGTTCATATCGATATTTTTGTGGTCGAGCCAACACCTGACCGGAATTATTATACGTTGGTCACTTGTGGGATGAGTGAGCTACCTATGACCGTTCCCGAAGGGGCGGAGGAGTTTCGGTTCGCGGAGCTTATGCTTTGTTTGCCGCCAGATTGGAAAATGTCGAGCGAAGCTTTTAACGATGAACGAAATTATTGGCCGATTCGTTGGCTAAAGACGTTGGCACGGCTGCCCCATGAGTATGACAGTTGGTTGTATATTGGCCATACGATTCCGAATGGTGATCCTGCGGAATGGTATGCAGAGGACACGGAGTTGTGCGGTACGCTGCTCGGTATGCCGGCTACCGTACAACCTGACTTTTTTAGCTGCCAAGCTTCCGCAGATAGAACGATTTATTTTTACAGCGTAATACCTATCTATGAAGAAGAAATGCAATTCAAGCTTAATGAAGGAATTGATCCGTTGTACGATAAATTAAGTGAAGCGGGCGTCCACGAGTTGCTTGATTTGAAGCGAGACAATACGTGTAAGGCTAAAAAGAGATTTTGGTTATTTTAGATCGGATCATTAGACGAGATCGATTCAAACGGAGGTGACAACGCCATGAGCGAACAGTCTATTGTGGAGCAGACGCCGCGGCTGCTGCATCGGGAGAGCCTTGCAGATGATTTGCGTCGTCTAGGACTAAGCGCGGGCATGACCGTGCTCGTCCATTCTTCCTTAAGTCGATTAGGTTGGATATGTGGTGGACCGGTTGCGGTTATCCAAGCCTTGCAGAATGTCGTAACGGAGGAAGGTACGATTGTAATGCCAGCGCATACAGCTGATTATTCGGACCCCTCCTATTGGCAAGCCCCTCCAGTGCCGGAGTCATGGTGGGAGCCTATTCGGGAGACGATGCCAGCCTTTGATCCGAATATGGCACCAACTCGGCAAATGGGTATCATTGCAGAAACGTTTCGCAAATGTGAAGGTGTCCGGCGCAGCTATCATCCATCTGTTTCATTTTGTGCGTGGGGCAAGCATGCTGAAATTATAACTAACGATCATCGGCTGGATGAAAGTTTAGGTGAGGGATCACCTTTGGCGCGGGTGTACGATTTGGATGGATGGGTTCTGTTGTTAGGTGTCGATTACGACAATCATACTTCGTTTCATTTAGCTGAATATCGGATGAATAACCGCGAGATGCAGTTGTATGGGGCACCTATTTTAGAGCAGGGGCAACGCGTTTGGAAAACGTACACAGATGTTGCGACTAGCGATGAAGACTTTGATCAGCTGGGAGCAGATTTTGAACGGGTGCACACGGATTCAGTGAACGTCGGAAAAGTAGGCATCTCTACCTCGCGCTTCATGAAGCAGCGGGTAAGTGTGGATTATGCCACGGCTTGGTTTAACAATCATCGTCAACGATCAACATCATCTTCATAGCACATAAA harbors:
- a CDS encoding DUF2164 domain-containing protein — encoded protein: MMMFKLPREQRQQLVDQVKRYFEQERDEVIGDLAAEQWINYMLELLGPHIYNEALSDTQKLLSERHAALEDELYAMQKSVPRSP
- a CDS encoding GNAT family N-acetyltransferase, producing MLTTTQNEVPVIETARFRLRPITSADGDQLFANFSNPEVMKYLDLDAFTIREQADSIIAFFQERFEQGEGIRWGITLQGEDTLIGTCGFHELNKEHSRAEVGYDLNPAYWGQGIITEVLQALVPVGFEQFHFQRIQAFTKPENIASQRVLEKSGFTKEGTLRGYANENGIFEDYVVFGVLKRDLVGG
- a CDS encoding GNAT family N-acetyltransferase, which gives rise to MEHTITIKRAGIEEAALAAQLLNEYRIFYGQASDVEGARLFIEGRIEQQQSVIWLALEQRDNEVIPAGFTQLYPSFSSISMQPIWILNDLYVNPAYRGSGVGRRLMVTAHQFAQQTGAKKVVLSTATDNTTAQHLYESLGYIRDEHYYNYELMI
- a CDS encoding PhzF family phenazine biosynthesis protein, which gives rise to MQKQTVIVAHYDAFTTVPHRGNPAGVVLNADAFTVDQMQNIAREMGFNETNFALKSDVADVRLRYFTPGGEMNLCGHGTMATLYALRTHGMLNDTAEDLTIETKAGILPIKMRWVDGQWLITMQQAAPQFMPFNGSVQELAASMGINEDDLDINLPIVYGSTGNWTLLVPIRTREAFTRMNPRNEEFPAILHEIPTSSVHPFCLETADEAADMHARHFSSPHSGTVEDPVTGTASGVMGAYWMNFMTPDAKEVNLTVEQGLEMGRDGKVNVYVVRDEEGMRVEISGTAVFVEEVEIEMVVNNSASSD
- a CDS encoding aminoglycoside N(3)-acetyltransferase, producing the protein MSEQSIVEQTPRLLHRESLADDLRRLGLSAGMTVLVHSSLSRLGWICGGPVAVIQALQNVVTEEGTIVMPAHTADYSDPSYWQAPPVPESWWEPIRETMPAFDPNMAPTRQMGIIAETFRKCEGVRRSYHPSVSFCAWGKHAEIITNDHRLDESLGEGSPLARVYDLDGWVLLLGVDYDNHTSFHLAEYRMNNREMQLYGAPILEQGQRVWKTYTDVATSDEDFDQLGADFERVHTDSVNVGKVGISTSRFMKQRVSVDYATAWFNNHRQRSTSSS
- a CDS encoding suppressor of fused domain protein; protein product: MSQHQPSAFSASGAPIYRHQQRNDVHIVSGNDETIQLVADHVEKYIGPISNVYHELISDVVHIDIFVVEPTPDRNYYTLVTCGMSELPMTVPEGAEEFRFAELMLCLPPDWKMSSEAFNDERNYWPIRWLKTLARLPHEYDSWLYIGHTIPNGDPAEWYAEDTELCGTLLGMPATVQPDFFSCQASADRTIYFYSVIPIYEEEMQFKLNEGIDPLYDKLSEAGVHELLDLKRDNTCKAKKRFWLF
- a CDS encoding DUF4184 family protein, with protein sequence MPFTFAHPLYAVPFHRMGMFTLSLSGLILGSMAPDFEYFIALEPHQVIGHTFKGLLLEAIPLSILFAWLFHYVIKHALVLHLPSWFDLDRRAYQLIRSWRLRSYKDWLIFIGSVVIGFATHVFLDAWTHRSGWFVTAFPGMQQPIVAGIPLYKMMQHGLSLLGLTIEGVLLWKLLAGRRYSSADTVKSAPTPISFVRVSTASKVRYWGVVIFVVLLIVIAKFTISESSNMIGILVVSPLSGIMLGVTIASLMVKFRLLPLKLSNL